The following nucleotide sequence is from Oxyura jamaicensis isolate SHBP4307 breed ruddy duck unplaced genomic scaffold, BPBGC_Ojam_1.0 oxyUn_random_OJ68305, whole genome shotgun sequence.
CTCCTGGAAAACTGAAGCCTCTTCAACCGCGGAGGCAGGCTAAGAGCCTTAGCACTGTGTCAGTAAAAAACCTCCTGAAGAAGCATGAAGACACTTCAGGAGAAGTGTTGACACTGGGAAGATTAAGATAAGTTGGGTGCATTACATGGAGAGGTCCCTTGAGCCCAACCCATCCTGTATGGAGTATGTATGGCCCACCCTGTAtggccagcagccaggctctTGGAAAAAGGGTAAGTCCAAGTTCCCCTAAGAGCAGTACCTTTTCTTTTAGTCTCCTCCGCAGCCTGTCTTTGGAAGACTGAAGCAAATTGATCTTGGGTCTCTCCCCAATGCGCTCATGAATACTGTCTTTCTGCTTGGTCTCCAGCTCCTGGATGTACTGCTGAGACTGCTTCTCCACTGCCTCCGGGCCCCACTGCATCTCCGCAGGACTATGCACTGTGCAGACAGAGGTGTCCTCGATTTTCAAATTCTCAGCCTCTTTGgtgtttctgtgtgtttctttgtCGTTGGGTGAGTGCTTCTGGTTGTGGTGCCATCTCCGGTTCTGGCTGTAGCCGTGGTGGCCCATCCTGCTTGAGGAGTGAGGGGCCTGGCCTCCTTGGTAGGGTTTCTGGTGGTCCCTGTTGTGTTTGGAGCCGCCTTGCTGATGATCTGTGTGCTGCTGAGACTTGTTCCCACCGGGAAGTTTCTGCTGTCGCCTGGGAAGTCAAAGAAAGAAGTCAGTATGCCCTTTTTTGCACAGACTAGTAGCAGAAGAGCAACAAAGATGAGGTAGGTCTTTTCTGAGCAGGCACCAGTAACCATATTTACTCACAAAATGACTTCATTCATGTAGTGTCTGCAGTGTCATGGAAACGACATAAGAACAGACTACCTAATGATCTCAGCCCTCTGCATTCATATAAATTACTCCAGCAGCACCGTCTCATAGCAACTAATGTTTCTAAACCCCCTACATCAAATGCATCCTTCatggagagaaggaaacaaacccCATACTCAAGCCACATGACACCTAAAAAATCCCATGCTACACTATGTCATGTTTGCTTGGCAGGTCAGCGTTAACCAACTGGGCCAGCACATCTGCCTTACCAAACAGGCTGGCCCTTGGGGTGACTCTCCGGTCATCCTAGCACAAAAGAGGAGCCAATTTAATGGTATCTAACATGACCCAGTACCAACTAGCATATTTCAGCTGAAAGTTTTCATAAGTAATTGGATAACATGACTTTGGTTCCCAGGAAAAGCTGCCCTGTGGTTCTCTGTGAGATGAAGACTTGCTTCCATACTAAACCAGGGAATACTTGGTTAGTTTCATAGCAGCAGCTGGAAGTcaggcagggaaaaaatgtcagaagtaatgtttttctgaagtcctCCTGATATGCCTGGCCTGCAGCATCGCTCCCCTGCATGCCTCCTCCACTGTACCAGCTGGGCGTACCGCTGTGTTCATTTGCAGTGTGCCGTTTCCAGCCTACCAAGAACTTCtaacagataaagaaaaaagctaaaaagtAAATTGCCAAGGAAAAGAGGTGCCCACACCAAATGGTTTTGCACTGTCTTCTATTTCCCTTATGCACGTCCTTCATCATTGCTATGCAGGGGATGTGTATGAAGAAACTGAGAATCACGCTCAGCTCCAGCGGCACAGGGAGCCAGGACCAGTGGATCTGGACAGGAGGCAGTAAGAATGTGGCTCAAAGTGGGCAGCATGGACATTCAACAGGCACAAAGAGGAGGAACTGCCCATGAGTGGTTTGCTGGAGGGACTAGCATGGCTCAGAAGCCAGTGCTCGCCCCTCACTGCAAGCAGTAGCTGAAACTGCAGGTCCCCTAAAACCTAACAGCCGAGTGGAAGAAATGCTTTGGCAGCCTCTTTGCTTTTGCATCCAAAACTCGTGTCATCTTCAGAAATACGCCTGGCGTGACAGGGCTCCCTCCTCAGAAGCAGACACCGCTGCACTGATCTGCGAAAAAACAGCCCAAGGGCGAGGAAACTTTCCTCTTGCTCCCTCCTCCAGGAAGTTGGAGCGAGACGAAATTCCTGCCAGCAGATGCGGCCAGAGTGTCTTGTACCCTCCAACTGAACGTGGACATTTCAGATTTCCACACAGGCTGTGAAGACAAGATTATCAGGGCTTgcaacacacacatacatgcacagaaaaagagTGAAGGAAGTTTAAAGGTCTCTTGTCACCCCGAAGGGCAAGGCTTTGGGCTGCTGACAGCCGCCTGGTGTTGCGCTCCTTTGGAGTGGGTTAACCCTGAGGCACCAAGCAGCAGCGACCGGCTTTGTTTAAAGACCTTGACTCGGTGCTGGGGCTAGCCCTAAGTGTAGTGGCAGCTCCCTGTGTGCCTGATGCCTTTTTAACGCTTGGTATTTGCTCAGAGAGTACGTGGGATGTTCAAACGCTCCGCTCCTTACAAGGCTCTtgggagcagtgctggggaggcACAGGGCAGCCTCTCCAGGGTCCCACGAGGCAGaggcacagaatcacagaatgacagaatcatcTAGCttagaagagacctccaagatcaccaagtccaacctctgacctaacactaacaagtcctccactaaaccatatccctaagctctacatctaaacgtcttttaaagacctccagggatggtgactcaaccacttccctgggcagcctattccagtgactaacaacccttttggtaaagaagttcttcctaatagccaacctaaatctcccctggcacaactttagcccattcccctcGTCCTTGCTGAGGCAAGCAGGCATCaacacagggctgcaggagcaaaCACGCTGGAACCTCAGCGCCCATACAGCGCCACATCCTTGCTGGTTTTGCAGCTGTCACAATCCCTTTTCTGTGGCTCAGTCTCATCCTTTACCCCAACCCCCCACCTCTGTTTGGGTGAATAGctccattaattttaaatgtccCACATAGCAactagttttattttcacagcagagaTCTGTGCTGCTCAGCTAAGTGGGCTGGGGTGCAGGAAGCGGCCATTCACAAATACATTGCAATGGTCAGTGGCTAAACCGGGCTGGGGAGCCTGGCCTGCCAAACCATGCAACCATGCTGACCCTCAAACCTGTATTCCTTGGCAGCCATGGGATTTAAAACCTATTTTGCGAGGCCAAGTGGCTCTCCACCACAAAAAGCAAGGGCAAGGGCTCGTGTTTGGCCAAGGCAGGCCCAACAGGCTTGTTCTTGGTAGCAGTGGAAGGAATTTGTGTTTAGTCTCAGACCACTGAATCCCGTTTTCTGAGATATTCAACATGCTTTTTTGCAAgctgaatggaaaggaaattaaaaaaaaaaaaaaaaaaggagatggggGAAGCTTTCCTGTTTGCTGGAGCCTACAAGCATTTTATGAGTACAAATTCTCCATATAAAATTTTCCTggcatttctttgtttcctcccAGTAACACAATCATATAAATCGCTTTATGAAATGCATAAAGAGCAATGCTTATTAAAAGGGgaatgtcaaaataaaagttaGTTATACCCCTTAT
It contains:
- the LOC118159170 gene encoding CBP80/20-dependent translation initiation factor-like, yielding PRRQQKLPGGNKSQQHTDHQQGGSKHNRDHQKPYQGGQAPHSSSRMGHHGYSQNRRWHHNQKHSPNDKETHRNTKEAENLKIEDTSVCTVHSPAEMQWGPEAVEKQSQQYIQELETKQKDSIHERIGERPKINLLQSSKDRLRRRLKEKDEVTVETTNPEKNKMDKLIEILNSMRNNSSDVDSKLTTFMEEAQNSTNSEEMLGEIVKTIYQKAVTDRSFASTAAKLCDKMALFMVEGTKFRSLLLNMLQAVCRCGRTPAEPQGWLGGGTPLARCRKSQSRPEIRCHLAFIIYCN